Proteins found in one Alicyclobacillus cycloheptanicus genomic segment:
- a CDS encoding metal-sulfur cluster assembly factor has product MITEELVRGMLTDVLDPEIQIDVVNLGMIYGVDISEDQKYVKVTMTLTTMGCPAYDSLREEIIEKVESLPGVEKCEVELTFDPPWDKEMMSEEAKLVFKYLF; this is encoded by the coding sequence ATGATTACCGAGGAATTGGTACGAGGCATGTTGACAGACGTCTTGGACCCGGAAATCCAGATTGACGTGGTGAACCTGGGCATGATATACGGGGTGGACATTTCCGAGGACCAAAAGTACGTCAAGGTGACCATGACATTAACCACCATGGGTTGTCCGGCATACGACAGCCTGCGCGAGGAGATTATAGAAAAGGTCGAAAGCCTGCCTGGCGTCGAAAAGTGCGAGGTGGAGCTGACGTTTGATCCGCCCTGGGATAAGGAAATGATGTCCGAAGAGGCCAAGCTGGTCTTCAAATACCTGTTTTAA
- the ald gene encoding alanine dehydrogenase, whose translation MIIGVPKEIKESENRVAMTPAGVHALVGAGHRVILEQDAGAGSGFSDASYQEAGAEILPSAAEVWRQADMVMKVKEPLPSEYGYFRSDLILFTYLHLAPEPELTKALMDSGVTAIAYETVQLEDRSLPLLSPMSEVAGRMSIQIGAHFLEKVHGGRGVLLSGVPGVPPARVVIVGGGMVGTNAARMAMGLGADVTVLDTNPARMAYLDEVFGGRLRTVMSNAYNLRQQIEGCDLLVGAVLIPGSRAPKLVTAEMVQGMNRGAVIVDVAIDQGGSIETIDRITTHSDPVYEKFGVIHYAVANMPGAVPRTSTLALTNVTMPYAVLLANLGVEAAVRANAPLAKGVNVIQGKVTYEAVAKSLNLTYTPLTDVF comes from the coding sequence ATGATCATCGGAGTGCCAAAAGAGATTAAGGAAAGCGAGAACCGCGTGGCCATGACGCCAGCGGGTGTACATGCCCTGGTCGGCGCGGGGCACCGCGTCATTCTCGAACAGGATGCTGGAGCGGGCAGCGGGTTCAGCGATGCGTCGTACCAGGAGGCGGGCGCAGAAATCCTCCCTTCGGCGGCTGAGGTCTGGCGCCAAGCCGATATGGTGATGAAGGTAAAGGAACCGCTGCCGTCCGAGTACGGCTATTTTCGGTCCGATCTCATTTTGTTCACGTACCTGCACCTGGCACCGGAACCGGAGCTGACCAAGGCGTTGATGGACAGCGGCGTGACGGCGATCGCCTACGAAACGGTGCAATTGGAAGACCGCAGTCTGCCGCTGCTTTCGCCAATGAGTGAAGTCGCGGGGAGAATGTCGATTCAAATTGGGGCGCATTTCCTCGAAAAAGTGCACGGCGGCCGCGGCGTCCTGCTGAGCGGGGTGCCGGGGGTGCCGCCGGCGCGTGTCGTGATTGTCGGCGGGGGCATGGTCGGGACCAATGCCGCGCGGATGGCCATGGGGCTTGGTGCGGACGTGACCGTGCTGGATACAAACCCAGCCCGGATGGCGTACCTGGATGAAGTGTTCGGAGGCCGGTTGAGAACGGTCATGTCCAACGCCTACAACTTGCGCCAGCAGATTGAGGGGTGCGATTTGCTGGTCGGTGCGGTGCTGATTCCGGGATCGCGAGCACCGAAACTGGTCACCGCTGAGATGGTGCAGGGCATGAACCGCGGTGCGGTGATTGTCGACGTCGCGATCGACCAAGGGGGGTCGATTGAAACCATTGACCGCATCACGACCCACTCCGACCCGGTGTACGAAAAATTTGGTGTCATCCACTACGCGGTCGCGAATATGCCGGGTGCAGTGCCCCGCACGTCCACGCTGGCACTGACCAATGTGACGATGCCGTATGCGGTTTTATTGGCGAACCTCGGGGTGGAAGCGGCGGTTCGAGCGAATGCCCCGTTGGCCAAGGGTGTGAATGTCATCCAAGGAAAGGTGACCTACGAAGCGGTCGCCAAATCGTTGAATCTGACCTACACGCCGTTGACAGACGTGTTCTAG
- a CDS encoding sigma-70 family RNA polymerase sigma factor: protein MSGYSEPHSEDRLLLLEDWMEQFGSDVLNVAYGYVKNYHVAEDITQDVFLRAYTKMDSFRGQSSVRTWLLSITANRCKDYLRSWAVRHEVHSELGLEREPGGTQTEQDVVARMERDALWNLVHRLPLKYREVLLLFYQRELSTAEVAQTLGITEATARTRLHRGRTLLRQWMEAGEVEP from the coding sequence GTGAGCGGGTACTCTGAGCCCCATTCAGAAGATCGGCTGTTGTTGCTAGAGGATTGGATGGAACAATTCGGGTCGGATGTTCTGAATGTTGCCTACGGATACGTCAAGAACTACCACGTCGCGGAAGATATCACACAGGACGTTTTCTTACGCGCCTACACCAAGATGGATTCATTTCGAGGACAGAGCAGTGTCAGGACATGGCTGCTTTCCATTACGGCGAACCGCTGCAAGGACTACCTGCGGTCATGGGCAGTCCGCCATGAAGTACACAGCGAGCTTGGGTTAGAGCGAGAACCGGGGGGCACACAGACGGAGCAGGACGTCGTGGCGCGCATGGAACGAGACGCGTTGTGGAATCTGGTGCACCGCCTTCCCTTAAAATATCGTGAAGTGTTGCTGCTGTTTTATCAGCGGGAGTTGTCGACGGCAGAGGTAGCACAGACGCTTGGCATCACGGAAGCGACCGCGCGGACTCGATTACATCGCGGCAGAACATTGCTGCGGCAATGGATGGAAGCGGGTGAGGTGGAGCCGTGA
- a CDS encoding quinone-dependent dihydroorotate dehydrogenase, whose translation MYALIRNVLFRMSAERAHTTTLRLLSTCPQLVRLAAPHIEAPASLHQQIWGLSFPHPVGLAAGLDKNAEAIPGWFACGFSFAEVGTVTPMPQPGNPQPRLFRLREDQALINRMGFNNHGVTEMRKHLAQRRPGFVVGVNLGKNKWTPNESAVDDYVTLITHVGTLADYFVINVSSPNTPGLRDLQSEEALIPLVQTILERRDELGSRPPVLVKLSPDLPDSALTDLAKALMTCGVDGFIATNTTIARNELCSPNAGESGGLSGRPLAQRSTDVIRLLHQATQGTVPIIGCGGIFSAQDAYQKIRAGAHLVQVYTGFIYRGPRIVKDIVDGLDELLRQDGYAHVRDAIGVDA comes from the coding sequence ATGTACGCCTTGATCCGGAACGTCCTGTTTCGCATGAGCGCCGAACGCGCCCACACTACCACCCTGCGCCTGCTCTCCACCTGCCCCCAACTGGTGCGTCTGGCCGCGCCGCACATAGAGGCTCCGGCATCGCTGCACCAGCAAATCTGGGGGCTGTCGTTTCCCCACCCCGTCGGACTCGCCGCAGGGTTGGACAAGAACGCGGAAGCCATACCAGGCTGGTTTGCCTGCGGATTTTCATTCGCGGAAGTGGGTACCGTCACACCGATGCCGCAGCCCGGCAACCCGCAGCCCCGCCTGTTCCGGCTGCGAGAGGATCAGGCGCTCATCAACCGGATGGGGTTCAACAACCACGGCGTCACGGAGATGCGCAAACACCTGGCGCAGCGACGCCCAGGCTTTGTCGTCGGTGTCAACCTGGGAAAAAACAAATGGACGCCGAATGAATCTGCCGTGGATGACTACGTCACACTCATCACACATGTGGGCACCTTGGCAGACTACTTCGTGATCAACGTGAGTTCACCAAATACGCCAGGCCTGCGTGACCTGCAGTCTGAGGAAGCGCTGATTCCGCTGGTTCAGACCATCCTGGAAAGACGCGACGAACTGGGATCACGCCCCCCGGTGCTGGTCAAACTGTCGCCGGACCTGCCCGACTCGGCCCTGACAGACTTGGCCAAAGCCCTGATGACATGCGGGGTGGACGGGTTCATCGCGACCAACACCACCATTGCCCGCAATGAACTGTGCTCCCCGAACGCCGGCGAGTCAGGAGGGCTCAGCGGCAGGCCGCTGGCACAGCGTTCGACGGACGTGATCCGCCTCCTCCATCAAGCGACCCAAGGCACCGTGCCCATCATCGGCTGCGGCGGCATCTTCAGCGCGCAGGACGCTTATCAGAAAATCCGGGCGGGCGCCCACCTGGTGCAGGTGTACACAGGGTTTATTTATCGCGGGCCGCGCATCGTCAAGGACATTGTCGATGGATTGGACGAGCTGCTGCGGCAAGACGGGTACGCGCACGTTCGGGACGCGATTGGCGTAGACGCGTGA